A stretch of the Gouania willdenowi unplaced genomic scaffold, fGouWil2.1 scaffold_412_arrow_ctg1, whole genome shotgun sequence genome encodes the following:
- the LOC114460158 gene encoding uncharacterized protein LOC114460158: MYPFSTPQSYLLMQVYAQDVLQRLEEIKAAITSQLGRILKMDPTKKVARKLAGRSFGTATWVTNVGNEHGQVIMSVLTSSEGFGLGPMIDGLVRRYRMAGVPPPDVLYVDKDCCGNSFLRRMFEEWKHLNIRLDIWHFMRRFSVGCTTDSHQLYATFMGRLSHCIFMWDEDDLKALKIAKQSELEAKGRTPSEADVLRSISQSELALHCKRTTRGVRETQVLIERLIQGLDGDNGRDTLGVPLINSARMSEIVKSQKKHVTCIQDPQGIQLYLQTGNVLKGGHRLPTYRCARGSTSLESFHLHLNRFIPGTLASDVFFQAYLLDGLSRFNEDRAVAASKDEQSCSYNHLLRHAANTLAEEVLGEKIIPYVGPRQYTGELLGVEYLCQQTGKLR, encoded by the exons atgtatccctttagcacg ccccagtcgtacctgcTGATGCAGGTGTACGCCCAGGATGTTCTTCAGAGGCTGGAAGAAATTAAAGCAGCCATCACGTCCCAACTTGGCCGCATTTTAAAAATGGACCCTACGAAAAAAGTTGCCCGCAAACTTGCAGGGAGGAGCTTTGGAACTGCGACCTGGGTGACAAATGTTGGAAATGAGCATGGACAGGTCATCATGTCTGTGCTCACCTCCAGTGAGGGGTTTGGCCTCGGGCCAATGATTGACGGGCTGGTCAGGAGATACAGGATGGCTGGGGTACCTCCTCCTGATGTGCTCTATGTCGACAAAGACTGCTGTGGCAACAGCTTTCTTAGGAGAATGTTCGAAGAATGGAAACATCTGAACATCCGGCTCGACATTTGGCACTTTATGAGGAGGTTTTCGGTTGGCTGCACAACTGATTCCCACCAGCTGTATGCCACTTTCATGGGTCGCCTCAGCCACTGCATCTTCATGTGGGATGAAGACGACCTGAAGGCCCTGAAAATAGCAAAGCAGTCAGAGCTAGAAGCTAAAGGCCGAACTCCATCTGAGGCAGATGTACTCCGGTCTATCAGCCAAAGTGAGCTTGCCCTGCACTGCAAGAGGACCACCCGCGGTGTTCGGGAGACACAGGTTCTCATTGAAAGGCTCATCCAGGGCTTGGATGGTGACAACGGTCGTGACACTCTGGGAGTCCCACTGATAAACTCAGCAAGAATGAGTGAAATCGTTAAATCCCAGAAGAAACATGTCACCTGCATCCAGGATCCACAAGGGATCCAGCTTTACCTGCAGACGGGAAATGTCCTGAAGGGAGGTCACCGTCTGCCCACGTACCGCTGTGCCCGAGGTTCTACGTCACTGGAGTCTTTTCATCTTCACCTGAACCGTTTCATCCCTG GGACCCTGGCAAGTGATGTCTTCTTCCAGGCCTATCTTTTGGATGGGCTATCAAGGTTTAATGAGGACCGGGCTGTGGCAGCATCAAAGGATGAGCAGTCGTGCTCATACAACCATCTGCTCCGTCATGCTGCTAACACCCTAGCAGAGGAGGTTCTGGGCGAAAAGATCATCCCTTATGTCGGGCCAAGACAATACACAG GTGAGCTTTTAGGTGTGGAATACCTCTGTCAGCAAACTGGCAAA TTGAGATAG